AGTTTAGAGGACCCGGCATGCCTCGCGGCGCGCAAAGTATCCGGGGAGTTGTGGTTCTGTTCGTCTACTGGTCTTGCAAGCGCGGCAGCGGCGCCTCTTGTCGGCCTCCTCAGCGCGGTTCCTGTGAGGGCGAGCTGAGGTAGCTAAAGGGCgcggaactaaaaaaaaaaaagaagagtgagtcAGACACTGTCTACGCGATCCAGGGAGGCGGCGTTGCGCCTGAGAGCCTGCATTAAGTAACTGCGGCCCCTGCTGGAAGGAAGCACGTCGGGGCGCCGCGGGCTTCTGCCTGCAAGAGGAGGCTGACGAGGAGCCGGAGCCCGGTCGCTGCACCTGTTCTCGGCCGCAGGGCCCCGCCGTCTCCAGCATGCAGTCCCGGGAAGAAGCGCCGCGCTCTCCCCGCCTCGCCAGTCCCCGCGGCGACAGGCGGCCCAAGAGAATCTCCACGCCGTCCGTCGCGGCCTTCTTCACCGGCCCCGAGGAGCTCAAGGACTCGTCGCACTCGGCCGCGCTGCTGGCGCAGCTCAAGGCCTTCTACGACGCGCGGCTGCTGTGCGACGTGACCATCGAGGTGGTGACGCCCGGCAGCGGGCCCGGCACCGGCCGCCTCTTCCCCTGCAACCGCAACGTGCTGGCGGCCGCCTGCCCCTACTTCAAGAGCATGTTCACGGGCGGCATGTTCGAGAGCCAGCAGACCAGCATCACCATGCACGACGTGGACGCTGAGTCCTTCGAGGTGCTGGTGGACTACTGCTACACGGGGCGCGTGGCCCTGAGCGAGGCCAACGTGCAGCGCCTGTACGCGGCCTCCGACATGCTGCAGCTCGAGTACGTGCGCGAAGCCTGCGCCTCCTTCCTGGCCCGTCGCCTCGACCTGTCCAACTGCACCGCCACCCTCAAGTTTGCTGATGCTTTTGACCATCACAAGCTGCGCTCGCAAGCCCAGGCCTTCATTGCACACAACTTCAAGCAGCTTAGCCAAATGGGATCGATCCGGGAGGAGAGCCTGGCTGATCTGACCCTGGCCCAGATGCTCACCATCCTTCGCCTGGATAGCCTCAACATAGAGCATGAGCAAACAGTGTGTCATGTGGCGGTGCAGTGGTTAGAGGCCGCCCCGAAGGAGCGAGGGCCCAACGCTGCAGAAGTCTTCAAGTGTGTCCGCTGGGCTCACTTCACTGACCAAGATCGCGATTATCTGGAAGGACTGTTGACCAATACCACTGTGAAGAAGTACTGCTCAGAGCTCATTGAAAGCGCCCTGCAGATGCGCTATGGGGACATGTTATACAAGGCTGTGGTGCCCAAGCCTGAgaccagcagcagcaacagcagcagcagcagcagcagctctgtTGTATCTGCTGTGGAAAACTCACCCCACAGACTGCGGGTGTGTGCCAAGGAGATGGTGATCTTCTTTGGAGAACCCAGCGATCCCTTTCTCTGCTTTGACCCTTACTCAAGGGACATTTATACAATGCCCTCACCTTTGACCACCTTCGCCCACACTAAAACTATCACTTCCTTAGCTGTCTGTGTATCTCCAGACCATGACATCTATCTTGCAGTAGAGCCCAGGAAGGAAATGTGGGTGTATAAGCCAGCCCAGAACAGTTGGCAACAGTTGGCTGACCGCTTGTTCTGCCGTGAAGGCATGGCTGTGGCCTACCTCAATGGCTACATTTACATTTTGGGTGGAGAAGACCCCATTACTGAAGATAAGCTGAAGGAAGTGGAATGTTACAGTGTTCAGAGGAACCAGTGGGCATTGGTGGCACCTGTAcctcattctttctcttcctttgggCTAATAGTGGTTCAGAATTATCTTTATGCTGTGAACAGTAAGCGTATGCTTTGCTATGATCCTAGCCATAACATGTGGCTCAACATTGCCACATATCAACGGAGTTACTTTCTGAAAGCCTGTGTCTTCAATGACGAGATCTACTGTATCTGTGACACCCCCCTTGTCATAAAAGTCTACAATCCAGCCAGGGGAGAATGGAGGGAGATTAGTTATATTCCCTCGTATTCAGACACCCACAACTACCAGATTCTTAATCATGGCCAAAAGTTGCTGCTGATCACTTCTACCTCTCcactatggaaaaaaaaacaggtt
The sequence above is a segment of the Suncus etruscus isolate mSunEtr1 chromosome 8, mSunEtr1.pri.cur, whole genome shotgun sequence genome. Coding sequences within it:
- the LOC126016210 gene encoding kelch repeat and BTB domain-containing protein 7-like, with translation MQSREEAPRSPRLASPRGDRRPKRISTPSVAAFFTGPEELKDSSHSAALLAQLKAFYDARLLCDVTIEVVTPGSGPGTGRLFPCNRNVLAAACPYFKSMFTGGMFESQQTSITMHDVDAESFEVLVDYCYTGRVALSEANVQRLYAASDMLQLEYVREACASFLARRLDLSNCTATLKFADAFDHHKLRSQAQAFIAHNFKQLSQMGSIREESLADLTLAQMLTILRLDSLNIEHEQTVCHVAVQWLEAAPKERGPNAAEVFKCVRWAHFTDQDRDYLEGLLTNTTVKKYCSELIESALQMRYGDMLYKAVVPKPETSSSNSSSSSSSSVVSAVENSPHRLRVCAKEMVIFFGEPSDPFLCFDPYSRDIYTMPSPLTTFAHTKTITSLAVCVSPDHDIYLAVEPRKEMWVYKPAQNSWQQLADRLFCREGMAVAYLNGYIYILGGEDPITEDKLKEVECYSVQRNQWALVAPVPHSFSSFGLIVVQNYLYAVNSKRMLCYDPSHNMWLNIATYQRSYFLKACVFNDEIYCICDTPLVIKVYNPARGEWREISYIPSYSDTHNYQILNHGQKLLLITSTSPLWKKKQVIVYEYIQEDRFIYIGTMSELLQFDSSFICLCARVYPSCLELVQSFNTEEDDDWSDSLAEWCLDLTELDFE